From one Pempheris klunzingeri isolate RE-2024b chromosome 5, fPemKlu1.hap1, whole genome shotgun sequence genomic stretch:
- the saxo4 gene encoding stabilizer of axonemal microtubules 4, giving the protein MPTVGATGGRGRLAGDTVKLYNTSYRGLNFTSCPGHPSGTGFTSNQRPAVYYRPSLDRIDNPQLGLLLSDSFTSQTKKHYQPHIRPDFWGSLPNVTNKRRESGFYQLRIHPKTLSVEDKTEYQSLFVPHRLTPPVSQHCVTVGPKGESGFTEGSDRQFNTFLDKKGCPVEPRQTHSSVMKTDFVPQSFLQGTEAKPGLCRQSSRESGFTRGAIAPLACPTSLLLSPQTKSNAPTEKIIGKKEPTGSLVNAPNNQTFPNTPFDCSHFTTHYQRMFCHRADYEKLKSGHVCVGIISAKMDNSYNRRDMDRFIFRG; this is encoded by the exons ATGCCGACTGTTGGAGCAACAGGCGGCAGGGGACGACTGGCCGGCGACACAGTCAAACTCTACAATACTTCTTACAGGGG GCTGAACTTCACTTCCTGCCCCGGACATCCCAGTGGAACAGGCTTCACCTCAAACCAGAGACCTGCTGTATACTACAGGCCCAGTTTGGACCGCATCGACAACCCTCAGCTTGG ACTCCTGTTATCTGACAGCTTCACGTCTCAGACTAAAAAACACTACCAGCCTCACATCCGACCTGATTTCTGGGGGTCTTTGCCAAATGTCACTAACAAACGAAGAGAGAGCGGCTTCTATCAGCTGAGGATTCATCCAAAAACATTGTCTGTGGAGGACAAG ACAGAATACCAAAGCTTGTTTGTGCCACATCGTCTCACACCACCAG TTTCCCAGCACTGTGTGACAGTGGGTCCAAAAGGAGAAAGTGGTTTCACTGAGGGAAGCGACCGTcaatttaacacatttctgGACAAAAAAGGCTGCCCG gTTGAACCTCGCCAGACTCACAGCTCAGTGATGAAAACTGACTTTGTGCCGCAGTCATTTCTGCAG gGCACTGAGGCAAAACCGGGCCTGTGCAGGCAGTCCTCTCGAGAATCAGGATTCACTCGAGGTGCCATCGCCCCCTTGGCCTGTCCG ACCTCCCTTCTGCTGTCACCTCAGACTAAAAGTAATGCACCAACTGAGAAGATCATTGGAAAAAAG gagCCCACAGGATCTCTTGTCAATGCTCCAAACAACCAGACTTTCCCCAACACACCTTTTGATTGCTCACACTTCACTACACACTATCAgcgcat GTTCTGCCATCGGGCAGATTATGAAAAGTTGAAGTCTGGCCACGTTTGTGTAGGAATCATCAGTGCAAAAATGGATAACAGTTACAATCGCAGAGACATGGACAG GTTCATCTTTAGGGGCTAG